AAGCCCTGTGGGAGGCCGTCCAGGCGCGCTACACGGCCCGGGAGCAGGAGGTCGGGGTCGAGGTGGTGCGGCAGCTGGAGCGCTGGGTCATGCTCCAGATCATCGACGTGCAGTGGAAGGACCACCTGCTCTCGATGGACCACCTGAAAGAGGGCATCGGCCTCCGGGGCTACGGCCAGCGCGACCCGCTCACCGAGTACAAGCGCGAGGCGTTCGACCTCTTCGAGGAGATGGTCGGCCGCGTCAAGACCATGGTCGTCGAGTGGCTGTTCAAGATCCAGGTGGCCCGCGAGGTCCAGGACGCGCCGCGGCCCGCCACGCCACGCCCGGCCAGCCCGGGGCGCGCGGTGGCCCTCTCCCACGGGCCGGCCGAGCGCCGCCCCGAAACGGCGCGCTCCGGCCAGAAGGTCGGGCGGAACGAGGCCTGCCCCTGCGGATCCGGCAAGAAGTACAAGAAGTGCTGCCTGGCCAAGAACGGGTGACGGCCACGGCCGACGGGAGCGAGACCGCCGAACCCGCGCCGCCTGACCTGCCCGGCCCCCTCGATCCGACCCGGACGACTCCCCCCGGCACCGACCTGCCGGAGACGCATCGTGCCGGCACGGCACTTCCTGTGGACCTGCCCGCCGTGGCCGAGCGGCGGGTCCCGCGGCTCCTGGACCTGGTGGCGGCGGGCGGGCTCTACGCCGGGCTCCTGCTCGGGCTCGTGACACTGGTCGACCCCGACCTCCTGGCCCGCGCCGAGGCCGAGCCGCGGACCTTCCTCCTGGTGCAGGCGCTCGACGACGGCATCCTCACCGGCATCGCCCTGCTGTTCGGGCTCTGGCGTTTCCCCGGGTCCTGGGAAGCCCTCGGCTTCCGCGCCGTCCGCCGTCGCTGGTGGGTGATCGGGGCCGCCAGCGGGGTCGGCGCGGCAGCCCTGGC
This region of Candidatus Methylomirabilota bacterium genomic DNA includes:
- a CDS encoding CPBP family intramembrane glutamic endopeptidase, whose translation is MLPGQERVTATADGSETAEPAPPDLPGPLDPTRTTPPGTDLPETHRAGTALPVDLPAVAERRVPRLLDLVAAGGLYAGLLLGLVTLVDPDLLARAEAEPRTFLLVQALDDGILTGIALLFGLWRFPGSWEALGFRAVRRRWWVIGAASGVGAAALAWAVTAALDLGGWPPPGHPVDTILERVRTPGDLLMVLLAVTVPVAIGEEVFFRGYAYRLLRGRFGVYAGIGATAFLFALVHGLEPNAWGPILPVGLVFGVLVERSGSLAPAIVGHAAVNALAVLVG